The Gloeobacter morelensis MG652769 genome contains the following window.
CAGGGCGAGCAGGCCCGCGAGTACGGCCTCGGCCCCACCCACGAAGAAGCTGTCTGCGACTTTGTGCGTGCGAGCCTCAATTCTTACAAGCAGCTGCCCTTTCACCTCTATCAGGTGCAGACGAAGTTTCGCAACGAGAAGCGGCCCCGCTTCGGGTTGATGCGTGGGCGCGAATTCATCATGAAGGACGGCTACTCCTTCCATGCCACGCCCGAGAGCCTTGATGAAACCTACCGGGCGATGTATCGCGCCTATACGAATATGTTTCGCCGCTGCGGGCTCGATTTTCGGGCAGTGGAAGCCGACTCCGGGGCGATTGGCGGCTCCGGGTCGCACGAATTTATGGCGCTGTGCGACATCGGCGAAGATACGATCCTCTACTGCGACGCGGCGGGCTACGCGGCCAACGTCGAGAAGGCCGTCTCCCTGGTGAGCGACCCGGAAGCGATCGGCTCCGGCAGCTACGCCGTCAAACCCACCCCCGGCATCCGCACCGTCGAGCAGCAGGCGGCGATGCTCGGGGTGCCGATAAGCCGGATCGTCAAAAATATCGTCTACGTCGCCCTCTACGCCGAGGCCGATCCCCGTCCGGTGCTCGTCTCGATCCGCGGCGACCGGCACATCAACGAGACCAAGCTCAAAAACCGTCTCGACTGCCTGGACGTGCGCCTTGCCACCGAAGTGGAACTGGCCGCCTGGGTAGGGGTAAAACCGGGATTTGTCGGCCCCGACGCGCCAATTGCCGGGGTGATTCGCCTGGCCGACCGCTCCGTGGACGGGCTGACCGATTTTTCCACCGGCTGCAACCAGGACGACGTGCAGTGCGTCTGGGCCAACTGGGGCGAGAACGGATTGGTTCTACCCGAGGTGACGGATCTCGACACCGCCCAGGCCGGGGATCGCTGCCATCTGGCACCGGAGGCGGCCCTGCAGAGTGCCCGGGGCGTCGAGTTGGGCCATATTTTTAAGCTCGGCGCCAAGTACTCGCGGCCGATGCAGGTACTCTTTGCCGATGAGGCGGGCGAACTGCAGCCGGCTCTGATGGGTTGCTACGGGGTCGGGGTCTCGCGGCTGCCCGCGGCGGTGGTCGAGCAGTCCCACGACAACGATGGGATCCTCTGGCCCATCGCCATCGCCCCCTACCAGCTCGTGCTGGTGCCGGCCAACGTCGCCGTCGAAGCGCAGCGCCAGGCCGCCGAGGAACTCTACCGGACCCTCAGCGCGGCGGGGATCGACACGCTGCTCGACGACCGGCCGGAGCGGGCCGGCGTCAAATTCAAAGACGCCGATCTTATCGGTATTCCCCTCCGGGTCACCCTCGGCCGCGACCTCGAAGCCGGTCTGGTGGAAATCAAAGTGCGCGGCGGCGGCGAGGCGCAAAAAGTGCCCTTAGCCGAAGCGCTTGCCCAAATCAAGGGGCTTATCGAGCGGTTGAACTCGGCCCAGCCCTCGCGCTAGCGTAAACGAGCCACCCGTCTGGAGCGCTGTGATGCTGGTACCTTCGTACTTTTTGATCCTGGGAGGGTTTCTCGCCGTGCTCACGGCGGGAGCAGCCCTGCAGGAGATGATCAAACAGGCCTGGCTGAGGGAGGAGAAGCTGAACTTTCCGGACTTGCTGGTGCCCTACCTGGCGATGTGCGCCGGGTTCATCGCCATGATGGCAAGCGGCCTGCAGATATTCGGCATCCCGGCCGCCGGTGCCTATGGCTTTACAGTCCCATTTATTTTGGCTCTGGCCGGCTTTGTCTGGTGGCGGCTAACGGTGGAAATTAGCGGCGGGGGCGGCAGTTCCTGGTAGCTGCCTTCTTCACTCTTCCGATGGTAGGGGCGGGTTGTCGAGCAGACTTTCTTTGGAAGATTTGAGCTTTTTCCAGAGGGAGCGAATCTCATCGTAGGCTTCGTCGGCGCTGATTTTGCCGCCCGTTTCGAGAGCACAGATAAGCGAGACGCGGTTGGCGAACTCCTGCAAATTGGAGTTGAAGATGATGTTCCCCAGGGTCGCTTCACCCCGAAAAGACGCATGGGGGTCCAAGAACTCATCTTTGCTGGGCATGGGTTGCTTCCAGAGTGCCCCTCTAGAATATCCCCCGCGCTCCGCAGCGAAACATCCGCTTCAGCTTGGGGGAGGGAAGCTAAGATGAGAGCGGTGCAAACGACTTTATACTCTCGTGTATACCTACTTTAAGTGCGGCGATCTAAAATTTCGCACTCTCGAAGAAGCGCTTGCTTACTCGGTAGCCACCGGCGAAGACATCCAGGAGCTGACCTCCAAGGGCGACCCGTTTATCGAGCGCCCGCCCCGGTCGAGCCGCCCGGTCTCCTGGATGCTGAGCGACACCTGGAACGCGCCTTCGGGATACCTGTCCACCCCCCAGGACAAACTGCGGGTGGTCGAGTTCGACCGCAACAATATTGGCAAAACCAAACTTCGACCCCAGCGCCCCCCCCGCCACCCACCCAGCGAAGGCAACAGTTCGCCGCCGCCGCCTAATTGAACGAGATAAACCAGCTGCCGGCGAAGCGGTAAAGCGGGTTGGGCTCGGTACCCAAGTAGCGCGCCAGGATTTTGTAGGTGCCGCCCGCCCGGGGATTGGTAAAGTTCTGCATTCGGATGCGCAGCGGTGTTTCTGCGGGGATGGGCTGCTTGAGGATGATCGTCATCACCCGCGCCTGGCTGTCGAGCTGGTCCTGCTCGATTTTTTCGACTTCGAAGGCCTGTTTGGTGAGGTCGTTGAGCACCTGGATATTGTTCAGATCGAAGCTGTTGTCGTAGGGGTGGGGATAGGTCAACTGCAACTCGGCAATCGCCACGTTCTGGGGCCTGAACATCAGGTCCAGCATATTGAAGCGCACCTTCGAGCGGTTGTTGATCATCGAGTAGCTGAGGTTGTAATTGGCGTCCCGCTCGCCGCCGAACAGCACGAAGCCGCCCTGGGCCAGAACCGGCGTCGCCTGGCATGCCAGGATAAGAGCAAACAAAGACCACCACTTGCTTTGCATCGATCCGTCCACTCCGAACGTTTATTGACGTATTCTGGCATGCTTGCTCTGGAACGGTCCGTGGTGATCACCGGTCTGGGGATCGTTTCCTGTCTGGGAGGTGAGGCGCGCACCACCTGGAAGCGACTGCTGGCGGGGGAACGCGGCTACGAACCTGGCGAGCCGGTCGGCCGCGCCGGGACTGTGCAGGCCGAGACGGGTCGGGTTGTGGCCTTGGTACAGCAGGCTGCCCGCGAAGCACTCGCCGATGCGGGCAGCCGTGAGGCGTTCGACTTTGGGGTCGCCATCGGCTCCAGTCGTGGCCTGCAGGCAGATTGGGAAAACGGTCGCACCGGCCCCTTGATTGGCCTCGACGCCCCGGTGCATGCCGTGGCGGCCCTGGCAGGTACGCAAGGCCCCCTCGCGGCGCTCTCGTGCGCCTGCGCCTCGGGGGCCTGGGCGATCGGCACAGGCTACCGCTGGATCCGCTGGGGCCTGTGCGATCGGGTGCTCGTGGGCGCCGCCGACGCCGCCATCACCCCGCTCAACCTGGCGGGTTTTCGTCGGGCCGGTGCTCTGGCCCGCGACGCCTGTCTGCCCTTCGACCGGTGTCATAGCGGCTTTGTGCTCGCCGAGGGAGCAGCGGTACTCGTACTCGAAGCTGAAGAAGTCGCCCACGGACGGCCCTACACCCGCATCCGGGGTTTTTCCGCCACCTGCGACGCCTTTCACCCCACCGCCCCGCACCCCGAGGGCGAAGGGCTCGCCCGTGCCATCGAGCGCTGCAGGAAGCAAGCTCCGGGGCTGAGTGTCGGGGCTGTCCACGCCCACGGCACCGGCACGGCGGCGGGCGACCCTGTCGAAGCCGCCGTGATCGCCCGACTCTACGCTCCCGGTACACCGGTCATCGCCTGCAAGGGGAGTCTCGGCCACAGCCTGGGAGCCAGCAGCGCCATCGAAGCGGCCCTCGCCTGCCTGGCGTTGCAAACTGGGCAGCTGCCCCCGATCGCCGGGCTCACCGACCCGATCGCCCCGCTGGCCTTTGTACGCGAAGCATTCCGGACCTCCATGACCACCCTCATGCTCCACAGCCTCGGCTTCGGCGGCCAGAACACGGCACTCCTGCTGGAAGCTTGCCCTTCACCACGTCGCACGTTAGGCTAGGAAAGCGAAAAGCCCGGGACGTAGCGCAGCTTGGTAGCGCACTACTTTGGGGTAGTAGGGGTCGTGGGTTCAAATCCCGCCGTCCCGATTATTTAAAACCCGCAGCAACAGCGGGTTTTTTTGTCGATTGCGTCGGCAGCAGCCTGCGCTTGCGAACAATCGCGATTGGCGATAGTTACGCAGGGTCAAAAATGTTGCCGTTTGAACCGAGCTAAAGCATTCTGATAGTGAACAATGCGGGTACCCCCAGGAGCGGTGCCGATGGGTCGAGAGTCGCTCGAAGAATGGCAAAGGCGCAATATCCGGGCATGGTGCGAGGAGCACGGCTGGAATGGCTTGCACCGCGAGGGCGGGGTGTGGGTAGCCTGTCCACCGGAAAAGAACGCAGCGGTTCCGGTACCGATCGCTGCCTACCAGGCCCGGGTCGCCGTCAACCGCGAACGGTTCGAACGCATCTTGCGGTGGGGAATTGCGATGGTGCGCCTGGCAATTCTGGCGGTCGTGCTCGCCCAATTTGCTTACCTGGCCGGGGTGTGCTGGATTTATACCCACACTTCCCAGACAGTATTTTTGAGCGAGTGGTCCATCTTTCGCTGGACGAGCTATACACCCTCGACCTTTCCGATGCTGCTGCTGATGGTGCCGCTGTTCGCTTCGATCGCCATCTTGCTTGGGGAGCGGCTCTGGGTGTGGACCGGGCGAATGACCGCCTGAACCTTTCGCTTTAGATGGGAAAACAGCAAGGGATAACGATGCATCGGACGTTGCCCCGGCGGTTGCGTTCTCGCAACACCGCACTCGCCCTGGAGCAGTCGCCCAACTGCACCGCAGCGCTTTGCACGGCTGTTAGCAGGTTTTGGTCGCTAAAGGCGCGCCGGATGCGTCCAGAACACGATTCGCCGTACAAAAGCCGGTGGGGGCAGGCAAAGCCTTTGTGGGCAGACAGTCTTTGGCAATAAATATCGATCAGGCCGATGGCCAATCGGCGGGCAGAAACGTCCACAGCTGTGCTGATCATCTTTTGTCTCCCTGGGATTGCGGGTCAATCTTCGTGCACCCGACCGTCTGCGTGGACGCCTCCCCAGACAGAGAACGGACTACCGGCCGGGCAGACGCAGGGCGTATTCCAGTAAACAGGCCGCCCCAAAGCCCCGGCTGTCGGGGGCGCAGAGGTCGTTGCGCAACTTGGCGAAGCGGGCGGCTTCGGAAGCGGTCCGGCAGAGGTAGGCCATGCTCACCACATTGGAGCGTTCTTTGTAGATATCGTTGCCGTAATAGGCATAGGGACTGAACATGCCGGCCTCCAGCGCGCGCAAGCAAAAACCAAAAGCAATCCCCACCCCGCGGGCAGGATGGGGATCATCAGTCTAACTGGGAGCTTCGGCGTCTGCCTACGGTGCGGTAGGCCGGGATTCGAGCGCACCCACCGGGCAGGCGACCCCGGTGCCGCCCAGGCCGCAGTAGCCGCCGGGGTTCTTGGAGAGGTATTGCTGGTGGTAATCCTCGGCGTAATAGAACTCCGGCGCGTCGAGGATCTCAGTGGTGATCCGGCCCAGGCCCGCAGCGGTGAGACGCTGTTGATAGGCTGCGCGGGAGGCTTCGGCGATTTGCTTTTGCTCGGGGGTAGAGCAGTAGATCCCGGAGCGGTACTGGGTACCGGCGTCGTTGCCCTGGCGCATGCCCTGGGTCGGATCGTGGTTCTCCCAAAAGATTTGCAGCAGACGCTCGTAGGCAATCACCTTGGGGTCGAAGACGACCAGGACGACTTCGTTGTGGCCGGTCATGCCGCTGCAGACTTCCCGATAGGTCGGGTTGGGGGTCAACCCGGCTGCGTAACCGACCGCCGTCGTGTAGACACCTTCGGCTTGCCAGAACAGGCGTTCGGCACCCCAGAAGCAGCCCATGCCGAACATGGCCTGTTCTGTTCCCTGGGGGAAGGGAGGCTGGAGGGGATGACCATTGACGTGGTGAGGAACGCTCACCGGCATCCTCTGCGCGCGCCCGGGCAACGCCTGCGCCGCCGTCGGCATTTGGACTTGTTTATTGAATAACCCCATGATGGAAGCTCTCCGCAGCCCAGTCGTGGGCTAATGTTTAGGCTGTTCTTTTACAATTTTAGCGCCTAGCCCGGGTGTCTTCTTGACCAGGCGGTGCGGCCGTGCTGGTGGTAAAAGATCTGAAGGAGGGTACCGGCTCATGCAACGCAAAAATCTAGCGTCGGGATCACCCTGGGAACCGATCGTCGGCTACTCGCGGACCGTACGTGTCGGGCGGCAGGTGTGGGTCTCGGGGACCACAGCCACCGACGCCGCAGGCCGGGTGGTCGGGGAAGGCGACGCTTACGCCCAGACCCTCCAGGTACTCAAGAATATCGAGCAGGCCCTGCTGCGCGCCGGAAGCAGCCTCACCGACGTCGTGCGCACCCGCATCTACGTGACGGACATCGACCAGTGGGAGGCGGTCGGCCGCGCCCACGGCGAAGTATTTGGCCAGATCCGGCCTGCTTCCACGCTGGTGGAAATCCGCCGCCTTATCGACCCGGTGATGATCGTCGAAATCGAGGCAGACGCCTGGATCAGCGAAGATCAGGACGGATCGGACGGAGTGCCGGGGAAAAAACCGGGATCGAGCGCGTCCTCAAGGGAGTAGGGACATTCCTCAGGAAAGTGACCGTAGGGCAAGTCCGTCTGCTGGACAGCCAACCTCAGACCCGCTTGCCACCCTTCTTGAAACGCCTCGACAAGATACGCCTTCAAACTCGGTTGGGCGGTCAGCAGTCGCGATACCTGTCTTTGTTGTTCATCGATGGTCGCCTGCCAGGAGTTGCCGCGCCGCTCGATCTAGAACTGCCATTTGAGAAGATGCCCAACCAAAATGGCCAACCGGCTTTCCAGTTCTCGCCGCTCCGCCCGACCCAACGACTCGATCTCCTCAGCCAGGTTTTCAATATCCAACCGCTCCCACTGGCGCGCTCTGATCGCAGCAGCCTGCTGGGCGGTCCAGGCATAAAAATCGGCCTCGTACAAGCTTTGCGGCCGCTCGGGTCTATGGCTGCGCACCGTATTGCCTCGCCGCGGACTGGTTGCCACCAGCCTAACCGCATGAGTCTGAACGGTACGACCCGGCGGCTAGATCCCCGGGCCGTGCAAAAAGTCTTCGAGCAAGCGCGCCTCGATGGCGCAACTCGGAGCTGCCGGTTTCCCGGTTTTGTCGGTGCGCAACTGCTGCACTTCGCTTTCGAGTTCGTCGATGCGGCGGACCAGCGAGCGGATCACATCGGCGAGCGGGTCGGGCACCTGGCCGTGGGCGAGCGGGTCGATGCGCTCGCCGTCCTGGTAGACCACCCGGCCGGGTACACCCACCACCGTGCAATCGCTGGGCACCGTGCGCAGTACCACCGATCCGGCCCCGATGCGGGTGTTGTTGCCGATTTCGATATTCCCCAAAACTTTTGCCCCGGCGCCGACCACGACGTTGTCGCCCAGGGTGGGGTGGCGCTTGCCCTTTTGTTTGCCGGTGCCGCCGATGGTGACGCCCTGGTAGATCAGCGCGTCGCGGCCGATGATGGCGGTTTCACCAATCACCACGCCCATGCCGTGGTCGATGAAGATGCCCGCGCCGATGGTGGCCCCCGGGTGAATCTCGACGCCGGTCAGCCAGCGGGCGATGTGGGATAAAAAGCGTGCCGGCCAGAACCAGCGGCGGGCGTACAGAAGATGGGCGAAGCGGTGGACGGCGATGGCGTGCAGACCCGGATAACAAGTCAGCACTTCAAACCACGAACGCGCGGCCGGGTCTTTCTCGAAGGCGGCCTGAAAGTCTTCCCGGATGGTAGCGACGACGCTTGCCAGGGTTTTGTACACAGTCGTGTGAAAGTAACGGCGCCCAGTGCCACACCATCTTAACAGCCCGGCAGACGATGTTTTTTGCGCCCTCCCCGAGCGGTAATCCGCCGCAAGCGCCCCGTGTCGGCCATGTTGAGCTGTGGCCCGGTCAATGCCATGATTAAACCATCGCAAGGGTTCTGCCGTGAGTCGCCCTGTTATTCTGCGCTGGACCAGCAGCGATTTGGCGAATCTGCCGGACAACGGCAATCGCTACGAAATTATTGACGGAGACCTTTTTGTGAGCAGGGCTCCCCACTCCGAGCACCAGTACGTCTGTGGCCGCATCTTTCGCTTTCTGGATGCCTGGTCCGACGATAGTGGACTCGGTCGACCTTTTCCGGGTCCTGGAGTGGTCTTCACCGACGCCGACAACGTCATCCCCGATGTGGTCTGGATAAGCCGGGAGCGGCTCGCTGGTTCCCTCGACCCAGCCGGTCATTTAACCAGAGCGCCGGAACTGGTGGTGGAGGTTCTCTCCCCCGGCAACGCCTTTGTCGATCGCGAGAACAAGCTCAACCTGTACGCTCAACAAGGCGTCAAAGAGTACTGGATCGTTGATTGGCAAGCCCTGGGCATCGAAATTTACAGGCCGCAGGCGGCGACTTTGCAGCGCGTCGCCACGCTGGGCACGGCGGACACCTTGCGTAGCGCGCTGTTACCCGGCTTCGATTGTCCAGTCCAACGCATTTTTGGCCGGTAGGGGTGCCGCTGCACCCTCAACCGCGCAGGGCATCGAGCACGCCGCGCAGCACCTCTGTGGGCACCTCGACCCCGGTGCGAACGCGACCAATCGCTTCCGGCAACACGAAGCGCACCTTGCCCGCCTCGACTTTTTTGTCCGATTGCATGCGCAACAGCAGCGCCTCGGTGGCAATATCGCTCTTCCAGCGCACCGGCAGGCGGGCTTTGACAATCAACGCCTCCTGGCGGCGAAGCTCCTCGGGGCTCCAGAGATCCAGCGCCGCCGCCACCCGGCCCGCCGCCACCATACCGAGGGCGACTCCCTCGCCGTGCAGATAGCGGCGGTAACCGGTGGCACTTTCGAGGGCGTGGCCGACGGTATGGCCGTAGTTGAGGATGGCGCGCAGACCGCCTTCGCGCTCGTCGCGCACGACCACCTCCGCTTTGGTCTGGCAGGAGCGCACCAGCAGCGTGGTGAGGGTGCGGCCGTCGGGACGCTGCAGACTGGATAACTGCTCCAGGCGCTTGAACAGGTCCGCATCCCAGATGACGCCGTACTTGATCACCTCGGCCATCGCAGCGCGCATCTCGCGCGGCGGCAGCGTCGAAAGCACCTGCGGATCGATAAGCACCAGGCAGGGCTGGTGAAAGGTACCGATCAAGTTTTTGCCCACAGGATGGTTGACTCCCGTCTTACCGCCGATGGCGGCGTCCACCATCGCCAGCAACGTCGTGGGCACTTGGGCCACCCGGATGCCCCGCAGCCAGGTGCTGGCCGCGAAGCCCGCCATGTCGCCCACCACCCCGCCGCCTAAAGCGACGATGAGCGACGAGCGCTCCAGGCGGTGTTCAAGGGCTGCTTGATAAATGCGCTCCACCGAGCGCAGGTGCTTGTGGCGCTCGCCCGCCGGGACTGTGACGCTTGCCGTCTCAAAACCGGCGGCGTTCAAGGAGCGTACCACCCGGGCACCGTAATGGCGCAAAACCACGGGATTGCTCACCACCAGCGCCCGGTTCACTTTGCCCAGTTCGGCCAGGTACTCGCCAAGGCGCTCAAGACCGCCCTCGTCGATGCGGATGTCGTAACTGTCCATGGGCAGGGCAACAGGGATGCGGATCATACGGGCGGCCTGTTCAGCGGCGCGGGCGAATCGGGAGCAATTCGAGTGTAGCGCCGGGCGGGGTTGCGTCAATGTCCTAGCCCAGTTGCGCCAGGTACCGAAGCCACCAAAATCGGCGGATAGTTTACAGAAACCGCCGCGATCCGTTGAACGGTGTACGGAGTAATTACTGTAGCTATTTCGCGACGAACGGTAGGGCTTGCTGAACCCCAGTTTTACCCGCAATGGCGAAGGTTATCAACAGGAGCATATTCATGAAATGCAACGTGCGCTTATTCGCGGCGAGCATCACTCTGGCTGCCGGGCTGCTTTGGCACAGCGTATCGGCACCCCACGCATTCGCTCAACAGAATGAAGCCTCCAGCGTATCCGGTTTTTGTCAGGAAGAACTCGGTGGCGAATTGTTTTTCAGAACTGAACTATTTTTTGGTTTGTCCAAATCAGACGGTTCACAGGTGAGTGAAGCGGAATTTCAGGGCTTTGTCGACACCGTGGTAACACCTTTGTTTCCCGATGGACTGACTTTGCTCACAGGCCAAGGGCAATTCAAAGATTCAACCGGAACCATCATTGAAGAAGGATCGAAGCTGTTGATCCTGCTCTATCCCTTCAGCCGCGAAAGCAGTGCAAAGGTCAATCAGGTCCGGGAAGCCTACAAAGACTCCTTCCAACAACAATCCGTACTGCGTACGGACGAGCAATCCTGCCTTTCGTTTTGAGCTTGAGCGCGGCCGTTTTCGCGCCGAGGACAGCGGCTGCAACCGGCAACGGCTGTCCGACAAAGAAGGCTCCCAGATGGTGCGCGCCGTTTTGAATGCCCGGCGCTATCGCATTACAGCCGCGGAGGTGTTTCTCGGGCAATTGCGCCAAGCGCAAGTCTGAACCCACCGGCTCCAAAGCGGATCGATTGCATTGAAAAATTTGTCGGCAGTGATGCACATATCCCCTCGCGTTCTGCCGTAGTATGTTCTTGCATTACAGAACATCACTGCAATCAAGCCATGAGCCATTGGAAAAAGATTGTACCTGCGTCTTTTGTTTGGCTGTTCCTGGCCTTACCCGGCCTGGCCGCGGTACCGACGCTGACCCAGCAGGCCAGGGACAATCTGGTCGAGACCGAGCGCTTTCTGGTGGTCAGGACCGTCAAAGAGATCCCCGAGGCGGTCCAGGCCCAGATGGCCAATCTGCTGCGCCAGGCAAGTCTGCAACTGGCCAATCCGGGACAGCAATTGCAAAAGGCGGACAATGACGACCCCATGGTGCCCCAGCGCCGTCTGCTCTTTGCGGGGATCTCGCCGGATTACTGCGTCGTGGTTTACGAGCAATACGCCTACAGTGCCAAGGGAATAGTAGGCACCGTCCTGGTCTACTCCCTTACGGGAAACACAGCCAAGCTCGTAGGCGGCGGGGTCACCCGCAGCGACATCGGCGATCTGGCCCAGCTGAAAACGGCGGTCAAAAAGGGCGAGATCCGCCCTCTGGCCAGGGGCTATCTGCCCTGAGCACTGCGGTCCCCGGCCCGGCCAAGGTCGAACGGTGCGAGCTTGTCGCTCATCCAGCGGCCCAGGTATTGCTCGGCAATAAAGGGCCGCACGACCAGGCGGGGCGGGGTGCCCCCTTCGACATCGACGCGCAAAAACGAGTAGGGACGGCGCTTGTGGCCGCCCAGACCGTCGCGGCCGACAAAAAGCTGCGAGCGGGCCACCTCGCGGCTCTCGTCTCCAAATTCCTCGGTGAGCACCGGGCCTTCCGGGCGTTGGCGGCGCAGGCTGAAGCCGCTGCCGCCGCAGATCACAATGTCGAGGTGGGCATCGGCGTGGCCGGTGTCACCTGTGCGCAGGTACTCCAGGCAGTGGGCGTGGCCGGTGAAGATGGCGTCGACCAGGGGACGCCCCTTCGCACGATTCCCCACCTGCCGGTGCACCGCGTCGAGCACCCGGCGCAGGCGGCGGCGCACGGCGAGGGTCTGGGCCTGCTGCCACTTGGTGGCCTCGGTGACGTAGGGCGGGTGGTGCATATAGATCACCCGGCCGCGCGCCGACGGATCGTTCCAGGAGGCCGCCAGCCGCTCGGTGAGCCATTCGAGCTGCTCAAAATCGGTGACCGTACTCGGGTCGCACTGCAGTTGCTTGTCGAGGTCCATCTTCATCTCTTCGAGCTGCTCGATTTTGGTGCGCAACTCCTCGAGCTGCTCGGAAGCCTCTTCCTCGTCGGGCTCCAGGCCGTCCGACATCTCGAGCATCTGCTGCTTCTGGATTTCGAGTTCGGCGCGCTGGTGCTCGAGATCCCGGCGGGAAGCCTCGCCTTCGTCACTCGAAGCGAGCGGCGTGGGCGCGTTGAAGGTGTTGGAGTCGAGGGCGAAAAAGTCGATGCCCCCGGCCCGAAAGGTGTAGTAACGGTTGGGCAGGCGCGT
Protein-coding sequences here:
- a CDS encoding metallophosphoesterase, with the protein product MDFVIDPPIADKIARMKKRVQWQGAPIRARGIDQTALVLDDGQPEEPEFSFLVVGDSGSGPHRGHNPQRQIAEQMLTQREDCRFVLHTGDVMYLVGSDEYYPKNFIQPYREFLVGGERPEQIAYDRMVFNQPFLPIPGNHDYYDLPFFYGLVAQTMLPLRQLLGFKLDLDVGWRGSDQGKVYAKAFLDYLKAFESDAELGRHLDRHYTARTATGRCLRYRPGAFTRLPNRYYTFRAGGIDFFALDSNTFNAPTPLASSDEGEASRRDLEHQRAELEIQKQQMLEMSDGLEPDEEEASEQLEELRTKIEQLEEMKMDLDKQLQCDPSTVTDFEQLEWLTERLAASWNDPSARGRVIYMHHPPYVTEATKWQQAQTLAVRRRLRRVLDAVHRQVGNRAKGRPLVDAIFTGHAHCLEYLRTGDTGHADAHLDIVICGGSGFSLRRQRPEGPVLTEEFGDESREVARSQLFVGRDGLGGHKRRPYSFLRVDVEGGTPPRLVVRPFIAEQYLGRWMSDKLAPFDLGRAGDRSAQGR